The DNA segment CGATATCTGGGTCACCATGGCGCTGCTTGATACCCCGGACTGAAAAATCAGGTTCAGCGCATCCGCTTCAGCGGCGGCCTCCGCATCTGCTGCCGAAATAATGCCTTTTTTAACTGCGCCTGCTTTAACGGCGTCAATGTCAATGCCGTTTCCGTCATCTGAGATTTCAATGCATACCTGACGGCTCTCCGGCTGGGAGACGGTTACCCGGATGCTGCCGGTGGCGGGCTTGCCCCGGGCGGTTCTGAGCTCGGGGGGTTCTATGCCGTGATCAACGGCGTTTCGCAAGAGGTGGGTCAGGGGATCCTTCAACCCCTCCAGGATGCGTTTATCAATTTCCACGGACTCGCCGTCAATCCTTAAATCAACAGATTTGCCGCGATCCCTGGCAATCTCGCGGACCATGCGGGGAAAAACCGTAAAAAGGCCTGAAAAGGGCATCAGCGAGGTATTTTTGGTCTCAGCCAAAAGATCATCGATCAGGCCGCTGAACTGCCGGCTGTCCTGCCCGGCTGCCGAGGCCGTCTGTTTGAGCTGATGGTCGAAATCCCGTATAAATTCCATGGTATCGTCGATAAACTGAACGGCCCGGTCCACCCCGGGGGCCGGGGTATAACGATCCTCTAATTTTCGAAAATCACCTTGAAACAAGTCCCATTGGTGTCTCCATTCCTGAAGCGTCTGATCCAGGCTCTCAATTCGCTTTAACTGCTGGTGGGCGGCCTGTTTGATGGTGATTAATTCCTCTGTTTTTAACAGGAGCGCGTCGAGTTTGGCGGCAGGGATGCGAACGGAAGTGGAAAAAAGCGGTTTGGCGGCCTGTTGTGAGGCGGTGTCAGGCGCTTCTGAAGAAAATGACGGATCTCCTTTCGGTGGAGCGGGGAAGGGCGTATCAGGTGGCGGCACATCCGGCGTGTCATGATCCTCATCAGGCGGTTCTTTGGAAAAGTTTTGTGCCGGCTCTCTATATGATGGTTCGTCAGCCCCGGTTCGGGTTTTGGCCTCTTTGAGCGACCGGACCATTTGCGTGATCGCGCTGTCTGTCTCCGCGGCATCCGCTTCCGGGTCGATGGATTTTTCAATCAGCCGTGTGGCCGCATGAAGGGTGTCAAAAAGCGGTGCGGACAATTGCAGGGCGCTGGATTGAACCGCGGCAAAAATGCTCTCCATTTCCTGGCACAGGGATTCAATGACCGGCAGATTCACCGACCGGGCCGCCCCTTTTAGGCTGTGGGCCTCCCGGAATACGGATTCGACGACATCTTCCGGGAGCTCCTCGGCATCGGCTGTTTCAAGGCTTGAAAGCCCGGAAAACAGGGCCTCGATGCGCTCCTGGGCCTCGTCCTGAAATGCGGCCAGCAGCTGCTTCTGGATTTCCGATTCGTCCATCATACCTTATAATTCGACGTAATATCCCGCATGGTCTGGGCCAGCTCCTCAAGCCCCTTGATCGCGTCCTCCAGCTGTTTGACGCCGTCCAGATTCTGCTGGGTGGCATCATTGATGCTCTCCATAGCCTGGGACAGCTGATCAATGCCCGAGCGCTGCTGCTGGTTTGAGGCCGTAATCTGGGCGGCGGCATCCGAGGATTCATTGACCTGCCGCTCCAGGCGGTCAATGGCATTGCCTGCCTGTTCAGCCAGTTCAATGGCCTCCTCCACGGTTTTGGTGCCCCGTTCGGTGGCCATGACCGCCGCACTGGTGGCCTTCTGGATATCCCCCAGAATGCTGCGCACCTGGCTGGTGGCCTCCTTGG comes from the Desulfobacterales bacterium genome and includes:
- a CDS encoding hybrid sensor histidine kinase/response regulator — encoded protein: MMDESEIQKQLLAAFQDEAQERIEALFSGLSSLETADAEELPEDVVESVFREAHSLKGAARSVNLPVIESLCQEMESIFAAVQSSALQLSAPLFDTLHAATRLIEKSIDPEADAAETDSAITQMVRSLKEAKTRTGADEPSYREPAQNFSKEPPDEDHDTPDVPPPDTPFPAPPKGDPSFSSEAPDTASQQAAKPLFSTSVRIPAAKLDALLLKTEELITIKQAAHQQLKRIESLDQTLQEWRHQWDLFQGDFRKLEDRYTPAPGVDRAVQFIDDTMEFIRDFDHQLKQTASAAGQDSRQFSGLIDDLLAETKNTSLMPFSGLFTVFPRMVREIARDRGKSVDLRIDGESVEIDKRILEGLKDPLTHLLRNAVDHGIEPPELRTARGKPATGSIRVTVSQPESRQVCIEISDDGNGIDIDAVKAGAVKKGIISAADAEAAAEADALNLIFQSGVSSSAMVTQISGRGLGMPIIRDALDHLGGRLRIRSEPGRGTVFLIYLPVTLATFRGVLVDVSGHLLILPNAQIQHSLKIRPQDIQTIESQRIIYFNRRPTALVHLADVLGIPKPAGKNGGSGQTAIPVVILETEATEIAFCVDEVLTEQEVLVKPLGRQLKKVRHFAGATILGNGQVIPVLNVKDLIKTASGQSFSIARPTADSPAEPSEAPKSVLIVEDSFTSRTLLKNILEASGYHVKTAIDGADGLSQLKTRAFDAVVSDVEMPRMNGFELTAGIRADKSLAGIPVILVTSLDSQKDRERGVEAGADAYIVKSSFDQSNLIEVLDRLL